Proteins encoded by one window of Lathyrus oleraceus cultivar Zhongwan6 chromosome 1, CAAS_Psat_ZW6_1.0, whole genome shotgun sequence:
- the LOC127122894 gene encoding uncharacterized protein LOC127122894, with product MEKLNFSRQVEWWQKNIIYRVRRLWLTIATRFGIRKTGLKKLRNDVRACEYEDIRVMWEMLNRNESLSEFGGNSPNKIKKMHHLKLFKWARCVAPYTSHS from the exons ATGGAGAAACTCAATTTTTCTCGGCAGGTGGAGTGGTGGCAGAAGAACATCATCTATCGTGTTCGAAGGCTTTGGCTTACCATCGCCACACGATTTGGAATTCGTAAAACTG GGCTAAAGAAGCTAAGAAATGATGTGAGGGCTTGTGAGTATGAGGATATTCGTGTGATGTGGGAGATGTTGAACAGGAATGAATCATTATCAGAGTTTGGTGGCAATTCTCCAAACAAAATCAAGAAGATGCATCACTTGAAATTGTTCAAATGGGCAAGGTGTGTTGCTCCATATACTAGTCACTCCTAA
- the LOC127115543 gene encoding protein MAINTENANCE OF MERISTEMS-like, translating into MPYPDPWCVPYIERAGFGHVMHVVNATIDAKFILALCERWRPETHTFHLPTGECTVTLEDVYMLLGLRIDGKPVTGNVQQPNQICVEMLGVDLVEGEGSAKARGQGIKLSSLQLYHDSITLTEESSEQEKVIKTRVYIMLLFGNLLFPEGTGNSINFMYLSLLGDIDRISTYSWGSAVLAFLYSSLCKNAQNEHCTFSGCAFLLQTWGWWRLPRLAPENPNDYSFPYATRFITTGLDYSLTPKNKIIFYRQLLDRLRAQDFIWRPYLGLEHQPNPEDAAVWTAKTAIMRFTTVEMHQSDRVKLQFGMHQDIPGPPMSMEPWHLKKVSHQWYAQNWKEFAKEFRKMWKDRAHYVLQFPVAPNEMKPTREYVEWYRANTNPEMIVSDPFYLDDPRMQQPYFQQQQPPQYSQQQQPPPYYQQQPPQPFYQQQPPPPYYQQQPPPPYYQQQQPQHMSTPQPNQQYIPQTQSQYHEDYQQQTQHSHHHQQSQHLPQYQSPYFHQSQQFQHGNFPSSSSPPPSPDTGIQEDYQQDYYTPQQTLHFGQPDSTLNYQRPQFEGAPSSSQFVPPRQSFEGAEGTRLSYSTEGTSTEPQRQAARGRVRARGGNREAPPPREPSRRVTRPPPCGSYKGPHHM; encoded by the exons atgccttatccagacccatggtgcgtaccttacatagagcgtgcgggtttcggtcatgtaatgcatgtcgtaaatgccaccattgatgccaaattcattttggctctgtgtgaacgttggagacctgagacacacacctttcacctaccaactggtgaatgtaccgtcacattagaggacgtgtacatgcttttaggtcttagaatagatggtaagcctgtgaccggaaatgttcaacagcctaaccaaatatgtgttgaaatgttgggggtagatctggtcgagggtgaggggtctgccaaagcaaggggtcagggtattaaattatctagcctacaattgtaccacgactccataactttgactgaggaatcctccgaacaagaaaaagtcataaaaacccgggtttacattatgctattgtttgggaacttgctatttcccgaagggacgggaaatagcataaattttatgtacttgagtttgctcggggacattgatagaataagcacatatagttggggttctgcagtattagcattcctatatagctctttgtgtaaaaatgcacaaaatgagcactgtacattttctggatgtgcttttttgcttcaaacatgggggtggtggagattgccgaggctagccccagaaaatcctaatgactactccttcccctacgcaactag gttcattacaaccggactggattacagtcttacccccaaaaataaaattatattttatcgtcaactgttggatcgtctccgagcacaggat tttatttggaggccatatttgggattggaacatcaaccaaaccccgaagatgcagctgtttggacagcaaaaacggccataatgcggttcaccactgtggagatgcaccaaagtgaccgtgtcaagcttcaattcggaatgcatcaagacatcccaggccccccaatgtccatggaaccttggcatctaaaaaaagtcagccaccagtggtatgcccaaaattggaaggaatttgctaaggagtttcgaaaaatgtggaaagaccgtgcccactatgttctacaatttccggtggcgcccaacgaaatgaagccgacaagggaatatgtggaatggtatagagcaaataccaatccagaaatgattgtgtctgacccgttctatttggacgatccccggatgcaacagccatatttccaacaacaacaaccaccacagtattcccaacaacaacaaccaccaccttattaccaacaacaaccaccacaaccattttaccaacaacaaccaccaccaccttattaccaacaacaaccaccaccaccatattaccaacaacaacaaccacaacacatgtccaccccccaaccaaatcaacaatacataccacaaactcaatcccaataccatgaagactaccaacaacaaactcaacattcccaccaccatcaacagtcccaacacctaccacaatatcaatccccctacttccaccaatcccaacaaTTCCAACACGGCAATTTCCcaagctcttccagtcctccacctagccccgacacgggtatacaagaggactaccaacaggactactacacaccacaacaaacattgcactttggccaacccgattcaaccctaaactaccaaagaccacaattcgagggcgcacccagcagtagtcagtttgtcccaccgagacaaagcttcgagggcgcagaggggacccgtctttcctacagcactgaagggacttcgaccgAACCACAACGGCAAGCGGCAAGGGGGCGCGTTAGggcaaggggtggtaatagggaagcaccaccaccacgtgaaccgtctaggcgagtaactagacctcccccgtgcggatcgtacaagggaccgcatcatatgtga